The following DNA comes from Camelina sativa cultivar DH55 chromosome 14, Cs, whole genome shotgun sequence.
TATTGCCTAATATCCacaaaagaagaggaaaccATGACAGAGCAAAACCAAAGAATGAACATATAGGCATTACCTTTGTGTCTTCGTTTTGCAGGAGCTGAACACTGTTCTTAGAACATTACGAGTGAGAGATCATGCCCATCTGCACAAAGTGAATGACATTGAGCTACAACATGATCAAACACTACTAGGAtcctaaaaaaaacagagaaacttatgaaacaataacaacaacaaattaattGAATGGGACCAAATGGGCTGAATATTGTATAACATACCCATTTAATTAAATGGGTTCCGAAACCCATACTAACATCACTAGATATGAGGTAGAAGGTTAGTGAGTAACACTGCAGATTCAATGGCTAAGGAAGAGGGCATCAAGACTATCTAATGTCTTGTATTCATGAAGATAATATTGAAGATAAGAGAATTTATCAAGCTGCTAGAGTTCAGGATTATACAAGCAAGACTTCAGAAACTGCATATCAGAATTATACAAGCAAGACTTCATAAACAGTGCACCCGACTTCAGAAGGGCCATATTTCAGAAACAGAGTGCCCAGTCCATACGGTGAGATCAAGGAAAGAATCATACATTTCATTGTTTCATGACACAATTGAGTCTCATGTTCTTGAACTCTCCACCCCTGAACTTGTTGTCTTTCTAGCATTTTCATAACCATTGTCATCACTATCTTCTATGGCACCTTCATATTCTGCAAAACCTCTCAGTCAGTTGCAGACGAATAACTTATTTTAATATCCGAgatctcaaaaactaaaaactgagCAGATGAATTAACAAATAACAAGCAAGTGAGCAACTAATCAGGCTTTTAACTCATACATCCTATATAAAGCTAAAACATAAACTCATCTCTAACATAAACTATGCAGAGCATGAACTTCAATGAAATAGGTTTTAGTGAACTGACTAAAACATCACTAGATATGAAGTAGAAGGTTAGTGAGTAACACTGCAGATTCAATGCTCTCTCCTCTCATCCATACTTTGAGATTTGGAAGGTCAACAGAGTACTCATCATCACTCCATTTCTTGAGATCAGTGAGTGAGAATGGTCCCTGTGTTTTCCCTTCAGGGAGTTCATAGAACCACATAGCTTGCTTTGCATCATAATGCTGGTACTCTCGACAGTCATTGGCCTCTTCGTCATCGCTATCATCATCGCTCcattaaataatatcaacttGACTTAATGGAGTTTGAGATTCATCATCGTGATCATCATCGCTCAGTTCGATAAGATCAACTTGATTACATTGAGCTTGAGgttcatcatcatgatcaatCACTAGAACACTTGGCTGATATGGTGAGTGAATTTGGTATTCATTTATGTTGAAGAGCCAATCTTCAATAGACAatggcaaagaaggccaaatgGGTCGAAAGTACGGCCAGACTTTACAGTATTCCCAAACGAACGAAGATGCATGTCCATGGTGCGGAAGACATTCAACCAATTGAGACTCAAAGTCACAGGTGAAGATATGCGGGTCCTTTCTGATGTAAACAGAGTTCGAGTTCTGATTCATGAACGTTAGCAGCTGCGTTTCTTTTGTCTTAGAAAATCTCTTAGATTCCACTGGGTTCATCTTCCACATCGCCTTGAATCTTAGCTTATATTGAAGAACCCATTGAAGCGTTACTTTCTCGAGCTTCCAAATCTCCATTACCGCTTTATCACTCCATCCATATTGTAAAGACCCATCAACGGATTCGCCAAAAACCTGTTCATcgtaatcaaatatttttgggAGTTTTATCTGATTGATACGTTTCTCTTCATCGTATGTGCCATAGATAGCCTCTTGACTTGCTGTGGCAATCCAATATACCACAGAACCGATCACGCTTCCGGGAGTCCACGACCTGAGCGATATTTCTTGGGGACAAGTCAGTTCCACATAGCTCCACATACTAGATTTTGAGGAATAAGTCTGGACTTTTACCTTTTTATTGTTAAGTACGTAGGAATTACACTCTGCGTGAATCACCTTGTAGCTTAAACCTTTATCAAGAGAATCTTCGGTCATCAAAGACATAACAAACTCACTGAAATGAGCTTGAGGACACGGAGTCTCATCATGGTTCCTCGTATTTACATCCCATAAGTAGTAAGTTTTCGGATGACAACCACAAAGAAGCAAACCGTTTGATGAATCGATGTAGTAACTGAGCTTTTTCAGAACATTGGAATATTCCATTTCGTTGCCTATGATGCTCGTTGACAGTAAAGGCATACGAGGCTCAGAGCGAGGTAGAATACATTGGCTGTTGAGGTACATTGTGTTGCTGATGAAGAAACCAATGAGATGGAATCTTGGTTTCCATTTGGTTAGGTAAGTGTTGCGGAAGACAGGGTTGGAGACAATCTGAAGCCATCTCTTTGATACAAGAATCACCTTGTAGATTGTTTCAGGCAGTAACAGAAGAAGAATCTCAAACATTGCATCATCGCTGTTTAGAACCTCATGAGCACTTAAATCAGAAATCATCCCCGAATTGTTTTTTTCCCTAATTGAAGAAGACATTGCGAAACACATTGTATTCTTCGATCATCTATAAACAGAAAAGCCAAAACACAAATCAGAAACATCAAAGATCCTTAACATACAGAGGAATctcaaaataaatttcatgAAGCCTGGACAAATCAAGCCCAAGAACTCAGTAAATCTAAAATTTCCAAAGAGAGTCTAACAATCAGCACTAAATACAATAACAGAATCTGAGGTTTGTAACAAGAAACATAGAATAAGTGATTGACTAAATAAAAAGTGTGATGAAAAGGTACCTTGATGGGCAGCAGATTCAATTGCTTTCAGTTTCGGGCGTTGTTCTGAAATGGATTGTGTTCCGACCAACGATGCCGACAAGTGATTCTAAAAGTTACAGCCTTTTTTCTGAAACCGATTGTGTTCT
Coding sequences within:
- the LOC104743846 gene encoding F-box protein At5g03970-like, which gives rise to MSSSIREKNNSGMISDLSAHEVLNSDDAMFEILLLLLPETIYKVILVSKRWLQIVSNPVFRNTYLTKWKPRFHLIGFFISNTMYLNSQCILPRSEPRMPLLSTSIIGNEMEYSNVLKKLSYYIDSSNGLLLCGCHPKTYYLWDVNTRNHDETPCPQAHFSEFVMSLMTEDSLDKGLSYKVIHAECNSYVLNNKKVKVQTYSSKSSMWSYVELTCPQEISLRSWTPGSVIGSVVYWIATASQEAIYGTYDEEKRINQIKLPKIFDYDEQVFGESVDGSLQYGWSDKAVMEIWKLEKVTLQWVLQYKLRFKAMWKMNPVESKRFSKTKETQLLTFMNQNSNSVYIRKDPHIFTCDFESQLVECLPHHGHASSFVWEYCKVWPYFRPIWPSLPLSIEDWLFNINEYQIHSPYQPSVLVIDHDDEPQAQCNQVDLIELSDDDHDDESQTPLSQVDII